In Pseudomonadota bacterium, a single genomic region encodes these proteins:
- the larB gene encoding nickel pincer cofactor biosynthesis protein LarB, whose product MTETGINLDFDRTSRLGFDEAMFCSGKTVGQIAAILERVAERGGSMLLTRLEPAVFALLPEETRRHLDYEALSGTAYFGPVAPLGKIGQVAVVGAGTSDMAVCREVVRTLFYHGVKASEVYDVGVAGLWRLLERVPEIVRHPVVIAVAGMDAALVSVLGGLVPGLVIAVPTSSGYGVANRGETALHAALASCAPGVPVVNIDNGYGAACAALRALRAADWARSEG is encoded by the coding sequence ATGACCGAGACCGGCATCAACCTCGATTTCGATCGCACCAGCCGCCTCGGCTTCGATGAGGCGATGTTCTGCTCGGGCAAGACTGTGGGCCAGATCGCTGCCATCCTCGAGCGCGTGGCCGAGCGTGGCGGCAGCATGCTCTTGACCCGGCTCGAGCCGGCGGTCTTCGCCCTGCTGCCGGAGGAGACGCGCCGGCACCTCGACTACGAGGCGCTGTCGGGCACGGCTTATTTCGGTCCGGTGGCGCCGCTCGGCAAGATCGGTCAGGTCGCCGTGGTCGGCGCCGGCACGTCGGACATGGCCGTCTGCCGCGAGGTGGTCCGCACCCTGTTCTATCACGGCGTCAAGGCGAGCGAGGTCTATGACGTCGGTGTCGCCGGGCTGTGGCGGCTCCTGGAGCGCGTGCCGGAGATCGTCCGTCACCCCGTGGTGATCGCGGTCGCCGGCATGGATGCGGCCTTGGTCAGCGTGCTGGGCGGGCTGGTGCCGGGCCTGGTCATCGCCGTTCCCACCTCATCGGGCTACGGCGTTGCCAATCGCGGCGAAACCGCGCTTCATGCCGCCTTGGCGAGCTGCGCGCCCGGCGTGCCGGTCGTTAATATCGACAATGGCTATGGTGCTGCCTGCGCGGCGCTTCGGGCACTTCGTGCCGCCGATTGGGCGAGGAGTGAGGGTTGA
- a CDS encoding adenine nucleotide alpha hydrolase yields MPEAARRTAALETLLEHLAPVAVAVSGGVDSTTLAALAHRRLGRRATMMHAVSPAVPPEATERVRALALSEGWHLEVLDAGEFADPRYRANPADRCFYCKTNLYGGIAAATDAVILSGTNQDDLADWRPGLKAAVEHGVRHPYVEIGIDKAGVRAIARHLELGPIAELPASPCLSSRIETGIAIDPEELALVHAVERFVAARLGAATVRCRLRRSGLVIELDQTSLESLPTAERETLAAAVGAIARARGGDRPVGFKAYRMGSAFLRPSPAPIGR; encoded by the coding sequence ATGCCTGAGGCGGCTCGACGGACAGCGGCGTTAGAGACGCTGTTGGAGCACCTCGCTCCGGTCGCGGTCGCCGTCAGCGGCGGCGTCGACAGCACGACCTTGGCCGCCCTTGCCCATCGCCGGCTCGGCCGGCGCGCCACGATGATGCATGCGGTCTCGCCGGCGGTGCCCCCGGAAGCGACCGAACGCGTGCGGGCGCTGGCTCTGAGCGAGGGCTGGCACCTGGAGGTCCTCGATGCCGGCGAATTCGCCGATCCGCGCTACCGCGCCAATCCCGCCGACCGCTGCTTCTATTGCAAGACCAATCTCTATGGCGGCATTGCGGCGGCGACCGACGCCGTCATTCTCTCCGGCACCAATCAGGACGATCTCGCCGATTGGCGCCCCGGCCTCAAGGCGGCCGTCGAGCATGGCGTGCGCCATCCCTATGTCGAGATCGGTATCGACAAGGCGGGCGTGCGCGCCATCGCCCGGCATCTTGAGCTCGGCCCGATCGCCGAGCTGCCGGCCTCGCCCTGTCTTTCCAGCCGGATCGAGACCGGAATCGCCATCGACCCGGAGGAGCTGGCGCTGGTGCACGCGGTGGAGAGGTTCGTTGCCGCACGGCTCGGCGCCGCGACCGTGCGCTGCCGTCTGCGCCGCTCCGGTCTGGTGATCGAGCTCGACCAAACGAGCCTCGAGAGCTTGCCGACGGCCGAGCGCGAGACCCTCGCAGCCGCGGTCGGCGCGATCGCCCGCGCCCGCGGCGGCGACCGCCCCGTGGGCTTCAAGGCCTATCGCATGGGCAGCGCCTTCTTGCGGCCGTCTCCCGCCCCGATCGGCCGATGA
- the larC gene encoding nickel pincer cofactor biosynthesis protein LarC encodes MHIHLDPVGGIAGDMFAAAMLNALPEHRQTLMEALAGLALPQGVAARLVTFDDGTLSGARFEVTLPDSAAAHAHDHGPNHDHAHTHRPFRDIRRFLESSTLPAAIRQRALLIFQVLAEAEAKVHGLAVDDVAFHEIGAWDSIVDIAAAAFLIERAGAGTWSLAPLPIGSGRVQTRHGELPVPPPAVALLLQGFAVFDDGRPGERVTPTGAAILRHLAPAPRLPHGIFRHERVGYGFGTKRFQGISNVLRVLVLDETAGHAPDQEIGVLSFEVDDQTPEDLAIGLDRLRGFPGVLDVLQAPAFGKKGRLVASIRVLAEAASLDAVAERCFAETTTIGVRLERVRRRALERETASVGDGEGRSIRVKRAKRPGGGVTAKAEMDDIAATSGDHSDRVGRRRRIERVALAREEDRDA; translated from the coding sequence CTGCATATCCACCTCGATCCCGTGGGCGGCATCGCCGGCGACATGTTCGCGGCCGCGATGCTGAATGCCCTGCCGGAGCATCGCCAGACGCTGATGGAGGCGCTGGCCGGCCTGGCGCTGCCCCAGGGTGTGGCGGCAAGGCTGGTCACCTTCGACGACGGCACGCTCTCAGGCGCCCGCTTCGAGGTGACGCTGCCGGATTCCGCCGCCGCGCACGCTCATGACCACGGCCCCAATCATGACCACGCACACACGCATCGTCCCTTCCGCGACATTCGCCGTTTCCTCGAGAGCTCAACGCTTCCCGCCGCAATCCGCCAGCGCGCGCTCCTGATCTTCCAAGTCCTGGCGGAAGCCGAGGCAAAAGTGCATGGGCTTGCCGTCGACGACGTCGCCTTCCACGAGATCGGCGCCTGGGACTCGATTGTGGACATCGCCGCCGCCGCCTTCCTCATCGAGCGGGCCGGCGCCGGCACTTGGTCGCTCGCACCCCTGCCGATCGGCTCCGGCCGGGTGCAGACCCGGCATGGCGAGCTGCCGGTGCCGCCGCCGGCCGTGGCCTTGCTGCTCCAGGGCTTCGCCGTGTTCGATGACGGCCGCCCGGGCGAGCGGGTGACGCCGACGGGCGCCGCCATCCTTCGGCATCTGGCGCCGGCGCCCCGGTTGCCGCACGGCATCTTCCGCCATGAGCGCGTCGGCTACGGCTTCGGCACCAAGCGGTTCCAGGGGATCAGCAACGTGCTTCGCGTGCTGGTGCTGGACGAGACGGCCGGCCACGCGCCCGATCAGGAGATCGGCGTTCTCAGCTTCGAGGTGGACGACCAGACGCCGGAAGATCTCGCGATCGGCCTCGATCGCCTGCGCGGCTTTCCGGGCGTGCTCGACGTGCTGCAGGCGCCCGCCTTCGGCAAGAAGGGGCGGCTGGTCGCCTCTATCCGGGTGCTGGCCGAGGCCGCTTCGCTCGATGCGGTCGCCGAGCGCTGCTTCGCCGAGACGACGACAATCGGGGTCAGGCTGGAGCGGGTCAGGCGACGGGCGCTCGAACGCGAGACTGCGTCGGTCGGCGACGGGGAGGGCAGATCGATCCGGGTCAAGCGCGCCAAGCGCCCAGGCGGAGGGGTCACCGCCAAGGCGGAGATGGATGACATCGCCGCCACCTCCGGCGACCATAGCGACCGCGTGGGGCGACGCCGGCGCATCGAGCGGGTGGCGCTGGCCCGGGAGGAGGACCGGGATGCCTGA
- a CDS encoding aldo/keto reductase, translated as MAIEKRVFGRTGHSSSAVIFGAAALGKVDQDVADRVLDLLIEHDVNHIDTAASYGDSELRIGPWMGRHRDRFFLATKTGERDYQGARDSIRRSLERLRTDRIDLIQLHALFHPDEWERALGPKGALEACIEARDQGLVKHIGVTGHGWTVAAMHRRSLERFDFDSILLPWNWFAAQHQTYAPDFERTVQLAGERNLAVQTIKGVARGPWAAGIKRDRNTWYQPLEAMDDIRPAVHWVLSRPGVFLLSAGDVALLPSILKAAAEPVVKPSNETMAALSQRTGLASIFGI; from the coding sequence ATGGCGATCGAAAAGCGGGTTTTCGGCCGCACCGGCCATAGCAGCTCGGCGGTCATCTTCGGCGCCGCGGCGCTGGGAAAGGTGGACCAGGATGTGGCCGACCGGGTGCTCGATCTCCTGATCGAGCATGACGTCAATCACATCGATACCGCGGCCAGCTACGGCGATTCCGAGCTCCGCATCGGGCCCTGGATGGGCCGGCACCGGGATCGCTTCTTCCTCGCCACCAAGACCGGGGAGCGGGACTACCAAGGCGCGCGGGACAGTATCCGCCGTTCGCTCGAGCGGCTGAGGACCGACCGCATCGATCTCATCCAGCTGCATGCGCTCTTCCACCCCGACGAATGGGAGCGGGCGCTAGGGCCGAAGGGTGCCTTGGAGGCCTGCATCGAGGCGCGCGATCAGGGATTGGTCAAGCATATCGGCGTCACCGGCCATGGCTGGACGGTGGCGGCCATGCATCGCCGCAGCCTGGAGCGCTTCGACTTCGACTCGATCCTGCTGCCCTGGAACTGGTTCGCCGCCCAGCACCAGACCTATGCGCCGGATTTCGAGCGGACGGTCCAGCTCGCCGGTGAGCGCAATCTGGCGGTGCAGACGATCAAGGGTGTCGCCAGGGGTCCCTGGGCGGCGGGAATCAAACGCGACCGCAACACCTGGTATCAACCCTTGGAGGCGATGGACGACATCCGCCCCGCCGTCCATTGGGTGTTGAGCCGTCCCGGCGTGTTCCTGTTGTCGGCGGGCGACGTGGCCCTCTTGCCGTCGATCCTGAAGGCGGCGGCGGAACCGGTGGTGAAGCCGTCCAACGAGACCATGGCGGCCTTGAGCCAGCGCACCGGGCTCGCCTCCATCTTCGGGATCTGA